The Paenibacillus yonginensis genome segment GGAGAAATCATAGCTTTCATCGTCCAGCCGGATCTCCACCAGCTCAAGATCCTGCTTCTCCGGATCGTAGACCGGAGCCAGCACGATGTTCGGATCAGGGCTGACCGGCCGCTCCGCCACACGAAGCAGCAGGATCGTTTCGCCCTTATATTCGGCCACTCCGGCGTTAAACGCGCCGATCACTTCAAAGCCTTCGCGGTGCGGCTTGACATCAGCCGGCGTAATTAGCGGATTTTGTTCATAGCGGTATATATTCATGGCATTTAGCTCCTTGTAGTCACTTTAGTTAACGAAATAAAGTCCGGCGCTCCCTTTCTCGTCCAGCATTATTCGAATTTGGCAAAAGGATCGTCGATCACGATACGCTGCGCGTCGGCATCGCTGATGCCGGCATACAGCACAGCCGTGCCGTCTGCGTTGCGGACCAGGCCGCCGCTGAAGACGACATCCCGCAGGTCCGGCCTTTTTGCCGGTCCGGGCAGAAAGCGGTCGCGTATGGCAATCAGCTCCATATCGGTAAAAGAGCCGTCACTTGGATTGAGCACAAAAGCCATCGGATAATAATGACGATCGCCGGCTTTGTCGTAGCAGGCGGTATGCCCCAGCACACCTACCCGGCCATCCTTTAAGAGGTGGGCTTCATTGGCGCCGCCCCATTCCTCGTCGCTGAACTGTCCTTCCAGCAGCGGCGCATCGTTAATGACCTCAAGCGTCAAATCCTTCAGGGAACGAACCCGGGCAAATCCGATTTTGCCCCGTCCGCCTTTCTCGCCCTGCGGCCGGGTAAAGATACCAATGCTGCCGTCAGCCAGCTCTACGAGACGCAAGTCCTTCATGCCGTCAGGGCCCTTAAAAAATTCCTTAAGCTCGCTCACGCTGTTCCCGCTGTAGAAAACGGTACGCCACATCAGCATGCCTGCTTGGTCCGGGTGAGGGTAAATCTGCACCCCGCCTATGATCAGCTCTCCGCCGATCCGGGTGTGGAACGGGTCCTGCAGGTCAAACACCGGCGCGCCTTCGCGCGGCTGCCATTTCCCGCTCCGCTCCACAAAAAACATCACCTGCGAATATTCGCTGTCCCGCGGTTCGACGCGGCCCGGCAGCACCATTTCGCCCTGATCTTCAAAAGGAGCGGCAATATTGTAGACATCTTTGCCTTCCACCCCTTCAAACAGCAGACGTTCGGCTTTCTCCGCTCTGGCCTGCTTGCGCTGATATTCATCGAGCAGCTTTACGCAGTCCAGGGTTTCTTTTGGTCTAGTCATGATTGATTTCTTCCTCCTACCCCATTGGCCTTCTATCTGTTTTACGTTTTATTTCAAACTGAACTGCATGCCTTCCTGGAACTTCTTGCCGAAGATAATAAACATGATGATAATCGGCAGTGTCAGCAGCGCGGATGCCGCGTAGAGCGGACCCGGATACGAGCCGTAAGGCCCGAACATCTGCGAAATGAGCACGTTCAGCGTGAGCATGCTGTCGCTTTTGACAGCGATCATGTCCCACAGCAGCTCCGTCCACCGTTCCATCAGCAGGAACAGGAAGATGACGGTGGTGATCGACTTGGACATCGGCAGCATGATCTTGTACATGATCTTAAGGTCCGATGCTCCATCCAGCCGCGCCGCTTCAATAAAGACGGTCGGAACGGCCTTAAAGAAATTGGTGTACATAAAAATCGCCCATAGACTGACCGCTTTAGGCAGAATAAGCCCAAAATAACTGTCATACAGCCCCACTCTCTGAATAATCAGGAATGTCGGGATCAGCAGGATGATGGCCGGGAAAAACATATGGAACAACACAAAGTTGTTGATGGCGTTCCGTCCGAAAAAGTTCAGCTTGGACAACGCATAAGCGACCATCACGCCGAAGATCATCATCAGCACTGTCGAGGCCAGCGAAACGATGACGCTGTTCAGGAAAGCGTGAAGCCAAGGCCGGGTGATGCCCGTCTCCCCTCCCGTGAAGAGCCATTCATAGGATTTAAAGCTGTACTTCGTCGGCACCAGCTGTTTATCAATCTGCGTCCAGTCCGCGAACGAATTGAGCACCATATAGAGATAGGGATAAACCATCACAAGAAGCAGGGCAATGGCGAGCACATACCGGACCGTTCGTCTGACGCCGCGATTTCGATTAGACCCAACCATTTCTCTTCCCCCAAATCTCCAGTAATTTACGAATAATAAAGATCGAAATGAAGGTGGCGACCGAAGCCAGCAAAGCTACCGCCGAAGCGTAACCGGCCTGCAGGTTCGTAAACGCCTGTTTGAAAATTTCCATCTGCCAGGTGTTGGTCGCATTGTTTGGACCCCCGCCGGTCAATTGGTACACCTCGGTAAAAATGCCGAACGTTACGCCAAACGCGAGGATCAGCGTCGTATACAGCGACGGATACAGCA includes the following:
- a CDS encoding MTP-1 family protein, which gives rise to MMTRPKETLDCVKLLDEYQRKQARAEKAERLLFEGVEGKDVYNIAAPFEDQGEMVLPGRVEPRDSEYSQVMFFVERSGKWQPREGAPVFDLQDPFHTRIGGELIIGGVQIYPHPDQAGMLMWRTVFYSGNSVSELKEFFKGPDGMKDLRLVELADGSIGIFTRPQGEKGGRGKIGFARVRSLKDLTLEVINDAPLLEGQFSDEEWGGANEAHLLKDGRVGVLGHTACYDKAGDRHYYPMAFVLNPSDGSFTDMELIAIRDRFLPGPAKRPDLRDVVFSGGLVRNADGTAVLYAGISDADAQRIVIDDPFAKFE
- a CDS encoding carbohydrate ABC transporter permease, whose amino-acid sequence is MVGSNRNRGVRRTVRYVLAIALLLVMVYPYLYMVLNSFADWTQIDKQLVPTKYSFKSYEWLFTGGETGITRPWLHAFLNSVIVSLASTVLMMIFGVMVAYALSKLNFFGRNAINNFVLFHMFFPAIILLIPTFLIIQRVGLYDSYFGLILPKAVSLWAIFMYTNFFKAVPTVFIEAARLDGASDLKIMYKIMLPMSKSITTVIFLFLLMERWTELLWDMIAVKSDSMLTLNVLISQMFGPYGSYPGPLYAASALLTLPIIIMFIIFGKKFQEGMQFSLK